Proteins encoded together in one Gemmatimonadales bacterium window:
- a CDS encoding homoserine kinase produces the protein MKSDAPVVAFAPGGIGNVGPGLDILGLAVAGRGDVVRAEWVDRPGVHILAPGHPDLSSDSRHHTAGLAAHAVAAAAAADLSRGRGIALSVRKGLPLSGGQGGSAASAVAGAVAVNALLGGPLEWTELLKACLVAEEAVAGRHLDNIAPSLLGGIVLIRCMDTLDLVQLPVPDDLHVVLVRPDQQLRTAHARSVLPEEIRRDVAVHQAAQVGALVAALALGDFALLGRAIDDRIAEPVRAPLLPGFAEAKAAALSAGALGSSISGSGPTAFALTRGRAAGERVAAAMVSGYLSRGIRSESSVDQVDRVGARLIDAAGESP, from the coding sequence ATGAAGAGCGACGCTCCCGTCGTCGCGTTCGCGCCCGGCGGCATCGGCAACGTCGGACCGGGACTCGATATCCTCGGGCTGGCCGTGGCCGGCAGAGGAGACGTGGTGCGCGCCGAATGGGTGGACCGGCCCGGCGTCCACATCCTGGCGCCGGGACACCCGGACCTCTCCAGCGATTCCCGGCACCATACGGCCGGTCTCGCGGCGCACGCGGTGGCCGCCGCGGCCGCCGCGGACCTCTCCCGCGGCCGCGGCATCGCGCTCTCGGTCCGGAAGGGACTGCCCCTCTCAGGCGGTCAGGGCGGCAGTGCCGCCTCCGCCGTGGCCGGCGCCGTGGCCGTCAATGCCTTGCTGGGCGGACCGCTCGAGTGGACGGAGCTGCTCAAGGCATGCCTGGTTGCCGAGGAAGCGGTCGCGGGCCGCCATCTGGACAACATCGCGCCGTCGCTGTTGGGGGGCATCGTGCTCATTCGGTGCATGGACACGCTGGACCTGGTGCAGCTCCCGGTACCGGATGATCTCCACGTCGTCCTGGTGCGGCCGGACCAGCAGCTGCGCACGGCGCACGCACGCAGCGTGCTGCCGGAGGAGATTCGTCGAGACGTGGCCGTCCATCAGGCGGCTCAGGTGGGTGCCCTGGTGGCCGCCCTCGCCCTGGGCGACTTCGCCCTGCTCGGCCGGGCGATCGATGACCGGATCGCCGAGCCGGTGCGCGCGCCGCTCCTGCCCGGCTTTGCCGAGGCCAAGGCCGCGGCGCTGTCCGCGGGGGCGCTGGGGAGCTCCATCTCGGGCAGCGGTCCCACGGCGTTCGCGCTCACCCGCGGGCGGGCGGCGGGCGAGCGGGTCGCGGCGGCGATGGTCTCCGGATATCTATCGCGAGGCATTCGCAGCGAGTCGAGCGTCGATCAGGTCGACCGGGTCGGCGCGCGGCTGATCGACGCGGCGGGAGAGTCACCGTGA